A stretch of Paludisphaera borealis DNA encodes these proteins:
- a CDS encoding DUF1501 domain-containing protein yields MSLFDDYARYETRRQFFRRGGNAVGWAGLASLLGREGLAPAARAGKLEHDVNAIKTHFAPKAKHVIYLHMVGGPSQMDLYDYKPKMAEWYDKDLPESVRQGQRLTTMTSGQSRFPIAPSKYKFAQHGKSGMWVSEMLPHTAKMVDDMCFIRSMHTEAINHEPAISYIQTGNQITGKPCLGSWVSYGLGSLNDNLPTFVVLVARPSNTEQLQAISARIWSSGYLPGQHAGVSFRTSGDPILFINNPPGVSSEVRRDTLDGLRALNEMNYRQVGDPETHTRIEQYELAFRMQASVPDLTNTAGEPESTYKLYGEDAKKPGSFANSALLARRMVERGVRFVQIYHNNWDHHGNVAGRMPSQCKDVDQPCYGLVQDLKARGLLDETLVIWGGEFGRTIYSQGGLSHDNYGRDHHPRCFTMWMAGGGSRPGTVYGETDEFSYNIVKDPVHIRDFHASILQLLGYDHQRFTYRYQGLDQKLTGVEQAHVIKALLA; encoded by the coding sequence ATGAGCCTCTTCGACGATTACGCTCGATACGAGACCCGCCGGCAGTTCTTCCGTCGGGGCGGCAACGCGGTGGGCTGGGCGGGCCTGGCTTCGCTGCTGGGTCGCGAGGGGCTCGCGCCGGCGGCCCGGGCCGGCAAGCTCGAGCACGACGTCAACGCGATCAAGACGCATTTCGCCCCCAAGGCCAAGCACGTCATCTACCTGCACATGGTCGGCGGCCCGTCGCAGATGGACCTGTACGACTACAAGCCGAAGATGGCCGAGTGGTACGACAAGGACCTCCCCGAGTCGGTCCGCCAGGGTCAGCGGCTGACGACGATGACGAGCGGCCAGTCGCGGTTCCCGATCGCGCCCTCCAAGTATAAGTTCGCCCAGCACGGCAAGTCGGGGATGTGGGTCAGCGAGATGCTGCCGCACACGGCCAAGATGGTCGACGACATGTGCTTCATCCGGAGCATGCACACCGAGGCGATCAACCACGAGCCGGCGATCTCGTACATCCAGACCGGCAACCAGATCACCGGCAAGCCGTGCCTGGGGTCGTGGGTCAGCTACGGTCTGGGCTCGCTGAACGACAACTTGCCGACGTTCGTGGTGCTGGTGGCCAGGCCGAGCAACACCGAGCAGCTTCAGGCGATCTCGGCCCGGATCTGGTCGTCCGGCTACCTGCCGGGCCAGCACGCCGGGGTCTCGTTCCGCACCAGCGGCGACCCGATCCTGTTCATCAACAACCCCCCCGGCGTCTCGTCCGAAGTCCGCCGCGACACTCTCGACGGCCTACGGGCGCTCAACGAGATGAATTACCGCCAGGTGGGCGATCCCGAGACCCACACGCGGATCGAGCAGTACGAGCTGGCGTTCCGGATGCAGGCGAGCGTCCCCGACCTGACCAACACGGCCGGCGAGCCCGAGTCGACTTACAAGCTCTACGGCGAGGACGCCAAGAAGCCCGGCTCGTTCGCCAACTCGGCGCTTTTGGCCCGGCGGATGGTCGAGCGCGGGGTCCGGTTCGTCCAGATCTACCACAACAACTGGGACCACCACGGCAACGTCGCCGGCCGCATGCCCAGCCAGTGCAAGGACGTCGACCAGCCCTGCTACGGCCTCGTCCAGGACCTCAAGGCGCGCGGGCTGCTCGACGAAACCCTGGTGATCTGGGGCGGCGAGTTCGGCCGGACGATCTACTCGCAAGGGGGCCTGTCGCACGACAACTACGGCCGCGACCACCACCCGCGGTGCTTCACCATGTGGATGGCCGGCGGCGGCTCGCGCCCGGGGACCGTGTACGGCGAGACCGACGAGTTCTCGTACAACATCGTCAAGGACCCCGTCCACATCCGCGACTTCCACGCCAGCATCCTCCAACTTCTGGGCTACGACCACCAGCGGTTCACCTACCGCTACCAGGGCCTCGACCAGAAACTGACCGGAGTCGAGCAAGCCCACGTCATCAAGGCGCTTTTGGCCTGA
- a CDS encoding DUF1553 domain-containing protein produces the protein MSRRNRILASAIATALGLAAWPIAEARADGPVEYNRDVRPILAENCFACHGPDSAARKADLRIDRRDDAVAMGAIEPGKPEESGLIERINSTDPHEVMPPKAIHKTLTAAQKDVLTRWIAQGAAYQLHWSMIAPTRPATPKTSDPAWVRNPIDAFVLARLDSEGLKPAPEADRRTIARRLSLDLVGLPPKPADVEAFVDDKSADAYEKYVDDLLRSPAWGEHRARYWLDAARYADTHGFHFDNFREMWTYRDWVIAAYNGNMPFDRFTIEQIAGDLLPNRTLDQQIASGFNRCAMSTNEGGTIAEENLVNYTRDRTETVSQVWLGLTTGCAVCHDHKFDAFSQKEFYELSAFFNNTTQDAYDGNIKDTPPVVVVPQPEDADRWAALPAAIAQAKTAVDARAKAARGEFDAWLAGLKPEALAAMTPTRELRLNVGVAPREGDAARQPFESLDAGDFEKDQPFSFGAWVKLPKEGATGSVMARMDDQHEHRGWDLWLEGKRAATHMVHSWPKDAFKAVTKNELPTEVWTHLFMTYDGSGKPTGVKIYVNGEPQQTTSAADSLKGSIRATVPFKIGQRHSSDRVDKVGISDVRLHRQALTDAEVADLAGVGRYLPLIAQPADKRPPAEVDAAFAWWLKTRDPASRDLRTKLVGLEQEKAALQARGTIAHVMQEKPAGAMAFVLNRGEYDQRRDPVKPKTPEVLPPMPPDLPHDRLGLAKWLLRPEHPLTARVSVNRFWQEVFGQGIVRTTGDLGVSGEQPSHPELLDWLAVEFRESGWDVKRFYKLMVTSASYRQSAAATPEKVEKDPSNRLLARGPRFRMDAEVVRDYALAASGLLVAKLGGPSVRPYQPEGVWEAVAMPESNTHFYKRDAGESLYRRSLYTFWKRSAPPASLDVFNAPSREVCTVRRERTNTPLQALVTLNDPQFVEAARALAQRVLAEAPEAGDARIDFLARRLLARPLRDDETKIVRASLDRLIAYYQSHPDDAAKLMKVGELPLDAGRDPAVVAGWTMLANELLNLDEAINK, from the coding sequence ATGAGCCGTCGAAACCGTATCCTCGCTTCCGCGATCGCGACTGCGCTCGGGCTCGCGGCCTGGCCGATCGCCGAGGCGCGGGCCGACGGCCCCGTCGAGTACAACCGCGACGTCCGGCCGATCCTGGCGGAAAACTGCTTCGCCTGCCACGGCCCCGACAGCGCGGCGCGGAAGGCCGACCTGCGGATCGACCGCCGCGACGACGCCGTCGCGATGGGCGCGATCGAGCCCGGCAAGCCCGAGGAGAGCGGGCTCATCGAGCGGATCAACTCGACCGATCCGCACGAGGTCATGCCGCCGAAGGCGATCCACAAGACGCTCACCGCCGCGCAGAAGGACGTCCTCACGCGGTGGATCGCCCAGGGCGCCGCGTACCAGCTCCACTGGTCGATGATCGCCCCGACGCGGCCCGCGACCCCCAAGACGAGCGATCCGGCCTGGGTTCGCAACCCGATCGACGCCTTCGTCCTCGCCCGGCTCGATTCGGAGGGCCTGAAGCCCGCGCCCGAGGCCGACCGCCGCACGATCGCCCGCCGGCTCAGCCTCGACCTCGTCGGCCTCCCCCCCAAGCCCGCCGACGTCGAGGCGTTCGTCGACGACAAATCGGCCGACGCTTATGAAAAATACGTCGACGACCTGCTCCGGTCGCCCGCTTGGGGCGAGCACCGCGCCCGCTACTGGCTCGACGCCGCGCGGTACGCCGACACCCACGGCTTCCACTTCGACAACTTCCGCGAGATGTGGACGTACCGCGACTGGGTCATCGCAGCCTACAACGGCAACATGCCGTTCGACCGCTTCACCATCGAGCAGATCGCCGGCGATCTGCTGCCCAACCGCACGCTCGACCAGCAGATCGCCTCGGGCTTCAACCGCTGCGCGATGTCGACCAACGAAGGGGGGACGATCGCCGAGGAGAACCTGGTCAACTACACCCGAGACCGCACCGAGACCGTCTCGCAGGTCTGGCTGGGGCTGACCACCGGCTGCGCGGTCTGCCACGACCACAAGTTCGACGCCTTCAGCCAGAAGGAGTTCTACGAGCTGTCGGCCTTCTTCAACAACACCACGCAAGACGCCTACGACGGCAACATCAAGGACACGCCCCCCGTCGTCGTCGTCCCCCAGCCGGAAGACGCCGACCGCTGGGCCGCGCTCCCCGCCGCGATCGCCCAGGCCAAGACCGCCGTCGACGCCCGCGCGAAGGCCGCTCGGGGCGAGTTCGACGCCTGGCTCGCCGGCCTCAAGCCCGAGGCCCTCGCCGCGATGACCCCGACGCGCGAGCTGCGTCTGAACGTCGGCGTGGCCCCGCGCGAGGGGGACGCGGCCCGGCAGCCGTTCGAGAGCCTCGACGCCGGCGACTTCGAGAAGGATCAGCCGTTCTCGTTCGGCGCCTGGGTGAAGCTCCCCAAGGAAGGCGCGACCGGCTCGGTCATGGCCCGGATGGACGATCAGCACGAACACCGCGGCTGGGACCTCTGGCTCGAAGGCAAGCGCGCCGCGACCCACATGGTCCACTCGTGGCCCAAGGACGCCTTCAAGGCCGTCACCAAGAACGAGCTGCCGACCGAGGTCTGGACCCATCTGTTCATGACGTACGACGGCTCGGGCAAGCCGACGGGCGTCAAGATCTACGTCAACGGCGAGCCCCAGCAGACCACCTCGGCGGCCGACTCGCTGAAAGGTTCGATCCGCGCGACGGTCCCGTTCAAGATCGGCCAGCGGCACTCGTCGGACCGGGTCGACAAGGTCGGGATCAGCGACGTGCGGCTCCACCGCCAGGCGCTCACCGACGCCGAGGTCGCCGACCTCGCGGGCGTCGGCCGCTACTTGCCGCTGATCGCCCAGCCCGCCGACAAGCGACCGCCGGCCGAGGTCGACGCGGCCTTCGCCTGGTGGCTCAAAACCCGCGATCCGGCCAGCCGCGACCTGCGGACGAAGCTCGTCGGCCTCGAACAGGAGAAGGCCGCGCTGCAAGCCCGGGGGACGATCGCGCACGTGATGCAGGAGAAGCCGGCGGGGGCGATGGCCTTCGTCCTCAACCGCGGCGAGTACGACCAGCGCCGCGACCCGGTGAAGCCCAAGACGCCCGAGGTCCTGCCGCCGATGCCCCCCGACCTTCCCCACGACCGCCTGGGCCTGGCGAAGTGGCTGCTGCGGCCCGAGCATCCCCTGACGGCGCGGGTGTCGGTCAATCGGTTCTGGCAGGAGGTTTTCGGCCAGGGGATCGTGCGGACGACCGGCGACCTCGGCGTCAGCGGCGAGCAGCCGTCGCACCCCGAACTGCTCGACTGGCTGGCAGTCGAGTTTCGCGAGTCGGGCTGGGACGTGAAGCGGTTCTACAAGCTCATGGTGACGTCGGCGAGCTACCGACAGTCGGCCGCGGCCACGCCCGAAAAGGTCGAGAAGGACCCGTCGAACCGGCTCCTGGCCCGCGGCCCCCGGTTCCGCATGGACGCCGAAGTCGTCCGCGATTACGCCCTGGCCGCCAGCGGGCTGCTGGTCGCCAAGCTCGGCGGGCCGAGCGTCCGACCGTATCAGCCCGAAGGGGTCTGGGAAGCGGTCGCCATGCCCGAGAGCAACACCCACTTTTACAAGCGCGACGCGGGCGAGAGCCTCTACCGCCGCAGCCTTTACACGTTCTGGAAGCGGAGCGCGCCGCCCGCCTCGCTCGACGTCTTCAACGCCCCCAGCCGCGAGGTCTGCACCGTCCGCCGCGAACGGACCAACACCCCGCTCCAGGCGCTCGTCACCCTCAACGACCCCCAGTTCGTCGAGGCCGCCCGGGCGCTCGCCCAGCGCGTCCTGGCCGAGGCCCCCGAGGCCGGCGACGCCCGGATCGACTTCCTCGCCCGACGGCTGCTGGCCCGTCCTCTGCGCGACGACGAGACCAAGATCGTCCGGGCCTCGCTCGACCGCCTGATCGCCTACTACCAGTCGCACCCCGACGACGCCGCCAAGCTGATGAAGGTCGGCGAACTGCCGCTCGACGCCGGCCGCGACCCCGCCGTCGTCGCCGGCTGGACCATGCTCGCCAACGAGCTGCTCAACCTCGACGAGGCGATCAACAAGTAA